A part of Leptospira congkakensis genomic DNA contains:
- a CDS encoding RluA family pseudouridine synthase: MSSYQSLIRYPYTGKTVFEFLTTKFPYHSPEEWKFLITENRVKVQGVVATAELILSEGDTVLYEPIPGRIEEPDVDTNYTILKETEEFLFVDKPGNLPMHPAGRYRTRTLLNLLELEYPKVIPVHRLDRETSGVVIFAKTEEGRTWLQKKFESREVKKEYLAVVRGKFEREVLLEGYIGKDLDSAIRKKMKFSPDEFSDSKSVSTNLIPLDYNVSENLSLVLVRPITGRIHQIRVSLLYLGYPILGDKLYGPRETMFLDFVQSGLSESLLEELGCERQLLHAHSISYVDERVMEHVLVQSNPLKEILSFFPNHKDYVP; this comes from the coding sequence ATGAGTTCCTACCAATCATTGATTCGTTACCCATATACGGGTAAAACGGTCTTTGAATTTCTCACCACTAAGTTTCCTTATCATAGTCCTGAAGAGTGGAAATTTTTAATCACCGAGAATCGTGTTAAGGTTCAGGGGGTAGTGGCCACCGCGGAATTGATTCTTTCAGAAGGGGATACGGTTCTGTATGAGCCGATTCCCGGCCGAATCGAAGAACCAGATGTGGATACAAATTATACCATCCTAAAAGAAACCGAAGAATTCCTTTTTGTAGACAAACCTGGAAACTTACCTATGCACCCGGCGGGAAGGTACCGCACTAGAACACTTTTAAATCTATTGGAGTTGGAATACCCAAAAGTTATTCCCGTGCACCGTTTGGACCGAGAGACTTCTGGAGTTGTGATCTTTGCCAAAACGGAAGAGGGTCGAACTTGGCTCCAAAAGAAGTTTGAATCAAGAGAAGTGAAGAAAGAATATTTAGCAGTGGTCCGAGGTAAATTTGAAAGGGAAGTTTTACTCGAAGGATATATTGGTAAGGATTTGGATTCCGCCATTCGAAAAAAAATGAAATTTTCACCCGATGAGTTTTCTGATTCCAAATCGGTTTCCACAAATTTAATCCCTCTAGATTACAATGTATCAGAAAATCTTAGTTTGGTATTGGTTCGTCCGATTACAGGAAGGATTCATCAAATTCGGGTAAGTTTACTATATTTGGGTTATCCCATTCTTGGTGATAAATTATATGGCCCAAGGGAAACAATGTTTTTAGACTTTGTTCAGTCGGGGCTAAGTGAGTCACTCCTCGAAGAACTTGGGTGCGAACGTCAACTCTTACATGCACATAGCATCAGTTATGTTGACGAAAGGGTGATGGAACATGTTTTAGTACAATCGAATCCTCTTAAAGAGATTCTTTCTTTCTTCCCCAATCACAAAGACTATGTCCCATAG
- a CDS encoding PilZ domain-containing protein produces the protein MDKEIKDLEGILKVITALFGKLPAYIINSEKEYPVKIIALKNKALIINTNLKFPNRDRVLTVVHNGSKFLAHFIVAGGDGNGIEILTPVKIQIVPASRQGSRVDTSQTQTGMVVSNIINVNDVSKAIGFDDKKVDAILLAYRTKLAKAFPLSSIFFAGRMDNRLRLMHHYDKDIFIVDRKEKSTASPAFFPFDEYLRIFENSKIADSFTSEICVPIKYKGYVHLGYVQVLSEKPLDLEIYKQIQTFANAVSRDIISTGVFQESRDVCQVMDLSMGGISFIHAPSRSFSRSVTLNGTILFDLNLEAGKKVTIRGIIKNIRNQETNFRVGCQFYNLTEKDVEVLEAFLNVGKEEEPGETAVSSEASETEEQTEGGLAEVPTEESSEVVGAVDEPGDPFGAAFEDSLPAEEAPAEEEPNPES, from the coding sequence ATGGATAAGGAAATCAAAGACCTCGAAGGGATTTTAAAAGTGATTACCGCTTTGTTCGGTAAACTGCCTGCATACATTATCAATTCAGAAAAAGAATACCCTGTCAAAATCATTGCTTTAAAAAATAAGGCTCTTATCATCAATACCAATCTAAAGTTTCCGAACAGGGATAGGGTTCTTACCGTTGTCCACAATGGTAGTAAGTTTTTAGCACATTTCATTGTTGCTGGTGGAGATGGAAACGGAATTGAAATTCTAACTCCTGTTAAAATCCAGATTGTGCCAGCTTCCAGACAGGGTTCTCGTGTGGATACTAGTCAAACCCAAACGGGTATGGTGGTCTCCAACATCATCAATGTAAACGATGTATCCAAAGCCATTGGATTTGATGATAAAAAAGTGGATGCGATTCTTTTGGCTTACCGAACAAAATTAGCCAAAGCCTTTCCTTTATCTTCCATTTTTTTTGCAGGCAGAATGGATAACCGTCTTAGACTTATGCATCATTACGATAAGGACATTTTTATTGTTGATCGTAAGGAGAAATCTACAGCGTCACCAGCCTTTTTTCCTTTTGATGAATATTTAAGAATTTTCGAAAATTCTAAAATTGCAGATAGCTTTACTTCAGAAATTTGTGTTCCTATTAAATACAAAGGTTATGTCCACTTAGGTTATGTTCAAGTTTTGTCTGAAAAACCTCTAGATTTAGAAATTTATAAACAAATTCAAACTTTTGCAAATGCCGTCAGTCGTGATATTATAAGCACCGGTGTTTTTCAGGAATCACGTGATGTCTGTCAGGTGATGGATTTAAGTATGGGTGGTATCAGTTTCATTCATGCTCCTTCTCGTTCTTTTTCTAGGTCAGTCACTTTGAATGGAACCATTCTGTTTGATTTGAATTTAGAGGCTGGAAAAAAAGTCACCATTCGCGGAATTATCAAAAACATCCGAAACCAAGAAACCAATTTTCGTGTGGGTTGTCAGTTCTATAACCTAACAGAAAAAGATGTAGAGGTGTTGGAAGCTTTCCTAAATGTAGGAAAAGAAGAAGAACCTGGAGAGACCGCAGTTTCATCAGAAGCTTCTGAGACCGAGGAACAAACGGAAGGTGGTTTGGCTGAAGTTCCGACTGAAGAATCATCGGAAGTGGTGGGGGCAGTGGATGAACCAGGAGATCCTTTCGGAGCTGCTTTTGAAGATTCCCTTCCCGCTGAAGAGGCGCCGGCAGAAGAAGAACCAAACCCCGAATCTTAA
- a CDS encoding alpha-hydroxy-acid oxidizing protein: MKSVEGKTILIIGGGLLQVPIIQTAKTMRLHTVVADMNPASIGFQIADEAIVMSTKDVEGMVRESKKFAQNSQIHGVITAGTDASMTVAAVASALQLPGIRFVDAEAASNKVKMRQRLKEFGMPIPRFAPVWSLQDAKDALDSLTFPLVMKPADNMGARGVIKVNNKDDLTTAFRHAKRFCPTGELILEEYMEGPELSVDALAFQGQIRMTGIADRIIEREPYFIEVGHNMPSAMSKEVLDEVERVMAGGMRALGIHLGAGKGDIKVTKDGVKIGEIAARLSGGFMSAFTYPLSTGVNLNRAALLISLGETPDNLDPVLSRVSIERSLLSKPGKLVSIGGIEETKKIDGVSEVFIQSKPGDIIKEPTNNIDKSGHVIIVADNLKDADLVFEKVKNTIRFEVDEQFSVTEKEINDQARIRFGKDICWVCKQCDGNNCASGIPGMGGVGRMETFQDNSEALAEYSIIPGYIRDHVFPEIQTRFLGYELKTPIMAAPMTGVGTNMNFVMTDADYANMVVRSFVQNGSLAWLGDGASPEKYKIMLEALKKSSGKGILICKPREDESMLVDRFQQAEADGVFALGMDIDAVNFKTMVQKNLSSITRPLDRLIKLKEKTKLPFVLKGIMNPEDAKLAVEGGFSAIVVSNHGGRVLDGMPGTARVLPKLAEVVKGRIPLLVDGGIRSGMDVFKMIALGADAVLLGRPVAISLVGGEDAGVRFLLQKYSEELKQSMSVTGAKTLVDIKRTMLLHKLHG; this comes from the coding sequence TTGAAATCGGTAGAAGGCAAAACCATTCTGATCATTGGTGGGGGATTGTTACAGGTTCCCATCATCCAAACAGCAAAAACCATGCGACTTCATACCGTTGTTGCTGATATGAATCCCGCATCGATTGGTTTCCAAATCGCCGACGAAGCCATTGTCATGTCCACAAAAGATGTGGAAGGAATGGTTCGGGAATCTAAAAAATTTGCACAAAATTCTCAGATCCATGGTGTGATCACTGCTGGAACCGATGCCAGTATGACCGTGGCCGCTGTGGCTTCTGCTTTGCAACTTCCGGGGATTCGATTTGTGGATGCGGAAGCGGCATCTAACAAAGTAAAGATGCGCCAAAGGTTAAAAGAGTTTGGAATGCCCATCCCTCGTTTTGCACCAGTTTGGTCTTTACAAGATGCCAAAGATGCCCTTGATTCGTTAACCTTCCCTCTTGTGATGAAACCTGCTGACAATATGGGGGCACGCGGAGTCATTAAGGTAAATAATAAAGATGACCTCACCACTGCCTTTCGTCATGCCAAAAGGTTTTGTCCAACAGGTGAATTGATTTTAGAAGAATATATGGAAGGTCCTGAACTTTCTGTAGATGCACTGGCTTTCCAAGGTCAAATTCGAATGACAGGGATTGCAGACCGAATCATTGAACGAGAACCTTATTTTATTGAAGTAGGGCATAACATGCCTTCGGCGATGTCCAAAGAAGTTTTGGATGAAGTGGAACGAGTGATGGCAGGTGGAATGCGGGCATTAGGAATCCATCTTGGTGCTGGTAAAGGGGATATCAAAGTCACTAAAGATGGTGTCAAAATTGGAGAAATTGCCGCCAGGCTTTCTGGTGGTTTTATGTCGGCGTTTACCTATCCTTTATCCACAGGTGTCAATTTAAACCGCGCTGCTCTTCTCATTTCTCTCGGAGAAACTCCAGACAATTTGGATCCTGTTCTCAGTCGTGTGTCCATCGAACGTTCCTTACTTTCGAAACCTGGAAAACTAGTTTCGATTGGTGGGATTGAGGAAACAAAAAAAATCGATGGAGTTTCTGAAGTTTTTATCCAATCCAAACCAGGTGATATCATTAAAGAACCGACAAATAACATCGATAAGTCGGGACATGTCATTATCGTTGCTGACAATTTAAAAGATGCAGATCTTGTTTTTGAAAAAGTAAAAAACACAATCCGATTCGAAGTGGATGAACAATTTTCGGTCACAGAGAAGGAAATTAACGACCAGGCACGAATTCGTTTTGGTAAAGATATTTGTTGGGTTTGTAAACAATGTGATGGTAACAATTGTGCCTCAGGAATTCCGGGAATGGGTGGTGTGGGCCGAATGGAAACCTTTCAAGACAATAGCGAGGCCCTTGCTGAATATTCCATTATTCCTGGTTACATTCGGGATCATGTGTTTCCAGAAATCCAAACTCGGTTTTTAGGTTATGAATTAAAAACTCCGATTATGGCAGCCCCAATGACAGGGGTCGGAACCAATATGAACTTTGTGATGACGGATGCCGATTATGCCAATATGGTCGTTCGTTCCTTTGTCCAAAATGGTAGCCTTGCTTGGCTAGGGGACGGAGCCTCTCCTGAAAAATATAAAATTATGTTAGAGGCATTGAAAAAATCTTCTGGAAAAGGGATTTTGATCTGTAAACCAAGAGAAGATGAATCAATGTTAGTTGATCGTTTCCAACAAGCAGAAGCGGACGGAGTGTTCGCCCTGGGTATGGACATCGATGCTGTGAATTTCAAAACCATGGTACAAAAGAATTTATCCAGCATCACTAGACCTTTGGATCGTTTGATCAAACTAAAGGAAAAAACTAAATTACCTTTTGTCTTAAAAGGGATTATGAATCCAGAAGACGCAAAACTCGCAGTGGAAGGTGGGTTCTCCGCCATTGTTGTTTCCAACCATGGGGGTAGGGTTTTGGATGGAATGCCTGGAACAGCTCGTGTCCTTCCTAAACTAGCGGAAGTGGTGAAGGGGAGAATTCCTCTTCTTGTGGATGGGGGAATTCGTTCCGGAATGGATGTATTTAAGATGATCGCTCTTGGTGCTGATGCAGTTCTTCTAGGAAGGCCAGTGGCAATTTCTCTAGTAGGGGGAGAAGATGCTGGAGTTCGTTTTCTTTTGCAAAAATATTCAGAAGAACTAAAACAATCAATGAGTGTTACCGGAGCGAAAACTTTGGTGGACATCAAGCGAACTATGTTGCTTCATAAACTTCACGGTTGA
- the mnmA gene encoding tRNA 2-thiouridine(34) synthase MnmA has protein sequence MKEKEKIIVAMSGGVDSAVAAGLLMEAGYDVIGVNLRTWEYEAPACDTTKKSCCSPEDIRDARDVGLSLNIPFYVIKMEKVFGERVIDRFINDYKDGRTPNPCVECNTFVKFGALFEQAKILGIEKIATGHYARVVEVDGRYAIRNAVDMKKNQTYYLYGLSQENIKNTVFPLGEMDKAQVREIAKRMGLPVAEKPESQEICFIPENDYRSFLKKKGMEFTPGFFKLASGQIIGKHQGKEGFTIGQRKGLGIAWKNPLYVLSIEDDGTVVLGEEEETVSESFILEEITYQALMPMEVGASKEMKVQIRYRSAPVHCKVTSLGNTWKVEFLEDVKSVTPGQSATFYPTNGDYLFAGGIIQKGSITRKVKTNFVLEAESVTI, from the coding sequence GTGAAAGAAAAAGAAAAAATCATAGTAGCGATGAGTGGTGGGGTGGATAGCGCAGTGGCCGCAGGACTTCTAATGGAAGCAGGTTACGACGTGATCGGTGTGAACCTACGCACATGGGAATATGAAGCACCCGCCTGTGATACCACAAAAAAATCCTGCTGTTCTCCCGAAGACATCCGTGATGCACGTGATGTAGGTCTTTCTTTAAACATTCCTTTTTACGTAATCAAAATGGAAAAGGTGTTTGGGGAACGAGTCATCGACCGTTTTATTAATGATTATAAAGATGGAAGGACGCCAAATCCTTGTGTGGAATGTAACACCTTTGTGAAGTTTGGTGCTCTTTTTGAACAAGCCAAAATATTGGGAATTGAAAAAATCGCCACTGGCCATTATGCTCGTGTTGTTGAGGTGGATGGCCGTTATGCTATCCGTAATGCTGTAGACATGAAAAAAAACCAAACGTACTATTTGTACGGTTTGTCTCAGGAAAATATTAAAAATACTGTTTTCCCTTTGGGTGAGATGGACAAAGCACAAGTTCGTGAAATTGCAAAACGAATGGGTCTTCCTGTAGCCGAAAAACCTGAATCACAAGAAATCTGTTTTATTCCTGAAAATGATTACAGATCTTTTTTAAAAAAGAAAGGGATGGAGTTCACTCCTGGATTTTTTAAATTAGCTTCCGGTCAAATCATCGGCAAACACCAAGGGAAAGAAGGATTTACCATCGGTCAAAGAAAAGGTCTTGGGATCGCATGGAAAAATCCACTCTATGTTCTGTCCATTGAAGATGATGGAACCGTTGTGCTTGGGGAAGAAGAAGAAACTGTTTCGGAATCTTTTATTTTGGAAGAGATTACCTACCAAGCACTGATGCCAATGGAAGTTGGCGCGTCCAAAGAAATGAAAGTCCAAATTCGTTACAGAAGTGCACCTGTTCATTGTAAGGTGACTTCTCTTGGAAATACTTGGAAAGTTGAATTTTTAGAAGATGTAAAAAGTGTAACCCCAGGACAATCTGCTACTTTTTATCCAACAAATGGTGATTATTTATTTGCTGGTGGGATCATTCAGAAAGGATCCATCACAAGAAAGGTAAAAACAAATTTTGTTTTAGAGGCGGAGAGCGTTACCATTTGA
- a CDS encoding sensor domain-containing diguanylate cyclase, which translates to MSFKENTDIVFEHYEKKIYDQKQLLEISRALNSTLDYKYLIDAILNICLAQLQTLHAAMYLEPEIDLGLFKLEPQSIKGFELNTEEQNYEVKIDSPLIHYFEEKPKAITMDQILLMENLKSIPDITYLRKMGAEILVPLNAKGKVNGLLVLGDKMTSEEFSEDEKEFMTTLANLAGIAVDNARLYELATVDMMTGLKIHHYFQTKLKEEMDRSRKKGTRLCLLFTDVDHFKNFNDTYGHQAGDVVLIEVAKQLINAAQRHHIPARYGGEEFCLVMPGATEEEAMAKGEEIRNAVESMVVKNPNDGTDLKVTLSVGVSSFRTTDRSNKDLIERADKALYQAKHSGRNRTICYKD; encoded by the coding sequence TTGTCTTTTAAAGAAAACACTGATATCGTTTTTGAGCATTACGAAAAAAAAATCTACGACCAAAAACAGCTACTGGAAATTTCCCGTGCTCTGAATTCCACGTTAGACTATAAATATTTAATTGATGCAATTCTTAACATCTGTTTGGCGCAGTTGCAGACTTTACATGCCGCCATGTATTTGGAGCCAGAGATTGATTTAGGTCTTTTTAAATTAGAACCTCAATCCATTAAGGGTTTTGAGTTAAACACAGAAGAACAAAACTACGAAGTCAAAATCGATAGTCCTCTCATTCATTATTTTGAAGAAAAACCCAAAGCCATCACTATGGACCAAATCCTGCTGATGGAAAATTTAAAGTCCATTCCAGACATCACTTATTTGCGGAAGATGGGAGCGGAGATTCTTGTCCCTCTGAACGCCAAAGGTAAGGTCAATGGTCTTCTCGTGCTTGGGGACAAAATGACTTCCGAAGAGTTTTCGGAAGATGAAAAAGAATTTATGACAACCCTCGCGAACTTAGCAGGGATTGCCGTGGACAACGCTCGTTTGTACGAACTTGCCACTGTGGACATGATGACGGGTTTAAAGATCCATCACTACTTCCAAACCAAACTCAAAGAAGAAATGGATCGTAGTCGTAAAAAAGGAACGAGGCTTTGTTTGCTTTTTACCGACGTGGATCATTTCAAAAATTTTAATGATACCTATGGACATCAGGCTGGTGACGTGGTTCTCATTGAGGTCGCAAAACAGCTGATCAATGCAGCCCAGCGCCACCACATTCCTGCACGGTATGGCGGGGAAGAGTTTTGTCTTGTGATGCCGGGAGCTACAGAAGAAGAGGCGATGGCAAAGGGTGAAGAGATCCGGAATGCTGTTGAGTCTATGGTGGTTAAAAATCCGAATGATGGAACAGACCTGAAAGTCACTTTGTCAGTGGGAGTTTCTAGTTTCCGTACCACGGACAGAAGTAACAAAGATTTGATCGAAAGGGCAGACAAAGCACTCTACCAGGCGAAACATTCTGGAAGAAACCGCACAATTTGTTATAAAGATTAG
- the proC gene encoding pyrroline-5-carboxylate reductase: MQKKPIETVGVVGLGKMGAAIASALVKKGTKVYGFDPNLKDSPVSGVNLVGTLDSIGKETDMIVIAVKPNLVVPVLKEFSKPATFVSIAAGISYSQISEAAPKGSSAVRVMPNLPLVSERGALAYFCEDTAVVGVEQLFSGMGKSIRVSKESLMDTVTGLSGSGPAYVLTFLQAMAEGGLQEGLSYEESLSLAMETIEGTLVYFRTLREADSQLHPMEVRNWVTSPGGTTIHGLDALERGGFSTAVRDAIHRATERSKELGKG, encoded by the coding sequence ATGCAGAAAAAACCAATTGAAACAGTAGGGGTTGTTGGCCTTGGAAAGATGGGAGCAGCGATTGCCTCTGCCCTTGTCAAAAAAGGAACCAAGGTATATGGATTTGATCCCAACCTAAAAGATTCCCCTGTCTCGGGTGTGAACCTTGTGGGAACTTTAGATTCCATTGGTAAAGAAACCGATATGATTGTGATCGCTGTGAAACCAAATCTTGTGGTTCCTGTCTTAAAAGAATTTTCGAAACCGGCTACCTTTGTTTCTATTGCTGCCGGAATTTCCTATTCCCAAATTTCGGAAGCGGCACCCAAAGGATCGAGTGCTGTGCGAGTGATGCCGAACCTTCCTTTGGTTTCTGAACGAGGGGCACTGGCGTACTTTTGTGAAGACACAGCTGTAGTAGGCGTAGAACAGTTGTTTAGTGGAATGGGAAAAAGCATTCGTGTTTCAAAAGAATCATTAATGGATACCGTGACAGGCCTTTCTGGTTCTGGCCCGGCTTATGTATTAACATTTTTACAGGCAATGGCAGAGGGTGGGTTGCAAGAAGGGCTTAGTTACGAGGAGTCTTTGTCTTTGGCAATGGAAACCATTGAAGGAACTCTTGTGTATTTTCGAACTTTGCGAGAAGCGGATTCCCAACTTCATCCTATGGAAGTACGAAATTGGGTGACATCTCCCGGAGGAACGACCATTCATGGTTTAGATGCTTTGGAGAGAGGTGGATTCTCAACCGCCGTTAGAGATGCAATCCATAGAGCGACGGAGAGAAGTAAGGAATTAGGGAAAGGATGA
- a CDS encoding YggS family pyridoxal phosphate-dependent enzyme, with the protein MSDYGSSYLSIQNSLKGLYPNKSPVLIAVSKTKPYEVVREAYLQGIREFGENYIPEAVSKFTKLREEFPEAVTSVKLHHIGPIQSGTLRKLFGVFSHTHGVGSISSLKELLKRAEKEKKQIRYFIQTNLTEENTKHGMGFETLRSMKDTLTGYQNEFCIWEGFMGMGPSSGDLRETREVFSILAELRNTYYPDKKLSMGMSGDYEIACELGSDYLRVGSKIFGERDYAEKTN; encoded by the coding sequence GTGTCCGATTACGGGTCTTCGTATCTTTCCATTCAAAATTCTCTAAAAGGTTTGTATCCAAACAAATCTCCGGTTCTCATTGCTGTTTCCAAAACCAAACCTTATGAAGTGGTAAGGGAAGCTTATTTGCAAGGGATTCGAGAGTTTGGAGAAAATTATATCCCGGAAGCCGTCTCTAAATTTACAAAACTAAGAGAAGAGTTCCCAGAAGCAGTCACTTCCGTCAAATTACATCATATTGGACCTATACAATCGGGAACCTTACGTAAGTTATTTGGTGTTTTTTCTCACACTCACGGTGTTGGTAGTATCTCTTCCTTAAAGGAGCTTCTGAAACGTGCCGAAAAAGAAAAAAAACAAATTCGATATTTCATCCAAACCAACCTCACCGAGGAAAATACCAAACATGGAATGGGTTTTGAAACTTTACGTTCCATGAAAGATACACTGACAGGTTATCAAAATGAGTTTTGTATTTGGGAAGGGTTTATGGGAATGGGGCCTTCTAGTGGAGATTTGCGAGAGACTCGGGAAGTGTTTTCGATTTTGGCAGAACTTCGAAATACATATTATCCAGATAAAAAATTATCAATGGGAATGAGTGGTGATTATGAAATCGCCTGCGAATTAGGATCCGACTATTTAAGAGTGGGTTCAAAAATTTTTGGAGAGAGGGACTATGCAGAAAAAACCAATTGA
- a CDS encoding flagellar filament outer layer protein FlaA, translated as MRFAKKFTFCLGFLLMISSLLSLPRPHDPDESGRVAILKSALSIDTSYLLFLVEDFEGERPWDFYRVDSFLAVTQFAAKVPKSEAFLQEAAILKESGYANLQNQTSFLLQSYVENPRLDHWEVRPKEPIGLPLGMPIQGILWVYSEGHHINLSMGLSQKKSKDLYFDLGTLNFVGWRRLEFTINLPKENTRLIQSMSFPISFASFRLKSLASQKKGEFHLYFDNLSFVIDKRTFIYPGSEVNDTWGNKR; from the coding sequence ATGAGATTTGCAAAAAAATTTACATTCTGTTTGGGTTTCCTACTCATGATTTCCAGTCTTTTGTCTCTTCCGAGACCCCATGACCCTGACGAATCGGGTCGGGTGGCAATTTTAAAATCCGCTCTCTCAATCGACACGAGTTATCTCCTCTTCCTTGTAGAAGATTTTGAAGGAGAAAGGCCTTGGGATTTTTACCGAGTGGATTCGTTTTTAGCAGTCACTCAATTTGCAGCGAAAGTTCCTAAGTCTGAGGCCTTTTTACAAGAAGCCGCTATCCTCAAAGAATCCGGATATGCAAACTTACAAAACCAAACAAGTTTCCTTCTCCAAAGTTATGTAGAAAATCCAAGGCTTGACCATTGGGAAGTGAGGCCCAAAGAACCCATTGGTTTGCCACTCGGAATGCCCATCCAAGGAATCCTTTGGGTGTATTCAGAAGGCCACCATATCAATTTGAGTATGGGACTTTCCCAGAAAAAATCCAAAGATCTGTATTTTGATTTGGGAACTTTGAATTTTGTGGGTTGGCGAAGGTTGGAATTTACCATCAATCTTCCCAAAGAAAACACAAGACTCATCCAATCCATGTCCTTCCCTATTTCCTTTGCCTCATTTCGATTGAAAAGTTTGGCTTCACAAAAGAAAGGAGAGTTTCATTTATACTTTGACAATTTAAGTTTTGTCATAGATAAAAGAACTTTCATCTACCCGGGTTCAGAAGTGAACGACACTTGGGGTAACAAACGTTAA
- a CDS encoding 3-deoxy-D-manno-octulosonic acid transferase translates to MVYFFYNILVFFISSVLKILSLLVKKIREELEKRKRSLNQIFSKSAEGKLVVWLHAASVGELDQARALTETIRKKNKNVFIIQSVFSSSVKESSFADPLADVYFYLPLDTANAYDKIFSHFKPQVLFIMAWDTWPNLLKVANRNGTKTYLACASLSSQSSRKNSLVRSLTKASFRYLTGIYPSHELMAKEFTDLVSQKTDFAVLGDTRFESVLGKLETKSPNPAFVRFVSEQKSFLTQNKPVILGSTYGICEERFTKYLKENSDDVYYWIFPHKWEENRMQDWIPSLEKYGSVGVFSKLKPGEPLPKFLLFDLMGILAFAYQYGSFAYVGGAWLHRVHNTIEPAALGLPVITGPKISNAPEAIVMQELGGLFKTESESEFVEKFALLVKDKSLREKMGNGNRNFVVENRGASDKIYNRVFSNAQN, encoded by the coding sequence ATGGTATATTTTTTTTACAACATTCTAGTATTTTTCATCAGCTCAGTTTTAAAAATCTTATCCTTATTGGTAAAAAAAATAAGAGAAGAATTAGAAAAAAGAAAAAGATCCCTAAATCAAATTTTTTCAAAATCTGCTGAAGGCAAATTGGTAGTTTGGCTTCACGCCGCAAGTGTGGGGGAACTGGACCAAGCGCGTGCCCTAACAGAAACCATTCGAAAAAAAAATAAAAATGTTTTTATCATCCAATCTGTTTTTTCTTCTTCTGTAAAAGAATCTTCATTTGCCGATCCACTAGCAGATGTATATTTTTATCTCCCTTTGGATACTGCTAATGCTTACGACAAAATTTTTTCCCATTTCAAACCCCAAGTTTTATTCATCATGGCCTGGGATACTTGGCCCAATCTTTTAAAAGTTGCAAATCGTAACGGAACCAAAACTTATCTGGCCTGCGCTAGTTTGTCATCCCAGTCTTCCCGAAAAAATTCACTTGTAAGGTCTTTAACCAAAGCTTCCTTTCGTTACCTGACAGGAATATACCCAAGCCATGAACTCATGGCAAAAGAATTTACGGATTTGGTATCACAAAAAACCGACTTCGCTGTGTTAGGAGATACTCGATTTGAATCGGTTCTTGGAAAATTAGAAACCAAATCTCCAAACCCAGCCTTCGTTCGTTTTGTTTCTGAACAAAAAAGTTTTTTAACCCAAAACAAACCAGTCATCCTTGGTTCCACATACGGAATCTGCGAAGAACGATTTACCAAGTATTTAAAAGAAAATTCGGATGATGTCTATTATTGGATTTTTCCTCATAAATGGGAAGAAAACCGAATGCAAGATTGGATTCCTAGTTTAGAAAAATACGGCAGCGTTGGAGTGTTTTCAAAGTTAAAGCCAGGGGAACCATTACCCAAATTCCTACTTTTTGATCTTATGGGAATCCTAGCATTTGCCTACCAATACGGAAGTTTTGCTTATGTGGGTGGGGCCTGGTTGCACCGTGTGCACAATACCATTGAACCGGCAGCTCTCGGACTTCCTGTCATTACAGGGCCCAAAATTTCCAATGCTCCCGAAGCCATCGTTATGCAAGAATTAGGTGGTCTTTTCAAAACAGAATCCGAATCTGAATTTGTAGAAAAATTTGCCTTACTCGTGAAAGACAAATCTTTAAGAGAAAAGATGGGAAATGGAAATCGAAACTTTGTTGTAGAAAATAGAGGTGCATCGGATAAGATTTATAACCGAGTTTTCTCCAATGCCCAAAATTAA